The Nocardioides humi genome includes a region encoding these proteins:
- a CDS encoding cupin domain-containing protein, translated as MSTKRPEEIWFAHYLARIHVDGSDSDGAFALTEMEAERFDGPMHVHDRESETFYVLEGSLTVHTDEVTVTLDPGDSFLTPRGTPHRYAVTSDRARWLMLSAPAGFENLIREAGVPAQSPTLPPPGVVPDAAANEGVSARHGVTYL; from the coding sequence ATGAGCACGAAGAGGCCCGAGGAGATCTGGTTCGCGCACTACCTCGCGCGCATCCATGTGGACGGGAGCGACAGTGACGGCGCGTTCGCGCTCACCGAGATGGAGGCGGAGCGGTTCGACGGCCCGATGCACGTGCACGACCGGGAGAGCGAGACGTTCTACGTGCTCGAGGGCAGTCTCACCGTCCACACCGACGAGGTCACGGTGACCCTCGACCCCGGCGACTCCTTCCTCACGCCGCGGGGCACGCCGCACCGCTACGCGGTGACGAGCGACCGGGCACGGTGGCTCATGCTGTCGGCGCCCGCCGGCTTCGAGAACCTGATCCGTGAGGCGGGGGTGCCGGCGCAGTCACCGACGCTGCCCCCGCCCGGCGTGGTGCCGGACGCCGCCGCGAACGAAGGCGTCTCGGCGCGCCACGGCGTGACCTACCTCTGA
- a CDS encoding CaiB/BaiF CoA transferase family protein, with amino-acid sequence MTADDTTAAGEQRQGPLAGVKVLDLTRVIVGPYATQFLGDMGADVIKVESPVGDLTRSVGSQRNPDMSSNFLIFNRNKRSVVLDLKQAEAQEALRRLVEWADVFVVNYRPAALAKLHITYEELRAINPELVYCRVVGYGEDNPNAAKPAIDDVIQALTGSVALQGELTGTPSFVGLPLADLTCGLFALSGILAALYRRSVTGEGDEVEVRMYDSMASFNLSPHLAGESFVPALAPAIYPRSVSSNRKPFATADGTITVAPYTDKAWRSFLQLIDRAELLDDPRYATVHARSAHLNELYAMMIPVIAAKPSEEWMKLLEEADVPCSRVQTTQDLVEDPALVTAGLLTEHDHPTEGRIRLLGNPVRFTHAPSSIRQLPANLGEHTREVLLGLGYEEDDVEALIGSGAADQR; translated from the coding sequence ATGACCGCCGACGACACGACGGCGGCGGGCGAGCAGCGGCAGGGGCCGCTGGCGGGGGTGAAGGTCCTCGACCTGACCCGGGTGATCGTGGGGCCTTATGCCACGCAGTTCCTGGGTGACATGGGCGCCGACGTCATCAAGGTCGAGAGCCCCGTCGGCGACCTGACCCGCTCGGTCGGGTCGCAGCGGAACCCCGACATGTCCTCGAACTTCCTGATCTTCAACCGCAACAAGCGCAGCGTCGTCCTCGACCTCAAGCAGGCCGAGGCGCAGGAGGCGCTGCGCCGCCTGGTGGAGTGGGCCGACGTCTTCGTGGTCAACTACCGGCCGGCCGCGCTCGCCAAGCTGCACATCACCTACGAGGAGCTCCGCGCGATCAACCCCGAGCTCGTCTACTGCCGTGTCGTGGGCTACGGCGAGGACAACCCGAACGCCGCCAAGCCGGCGATCGACGACGTGATCCAGGCGCTGACCGGCTCGGTCGCGCTGCAGGGCGAGCTGACCGGGACGCCCAGCTTCGTCGGCCTCCCGCTGGCCGACCTGACCTGTGGGCTCTTCGCGCTCAGCGGCATCCTCGCCGCTCTCTACCGGCGCAGCGTCACCGGTGAGGGCGACGAGGTCGAGGTGCGGATGTACGACTCGATGGCCTCGTTCAACCTCAGCCCCCACCTGGCCGGGGAGTCCTTCGTGCCCGCGCTGGCGCCGGCGATCTATCCGCGCAGCGTCTCCTCCAACCGCAAGCCGTTCGCGACCGCCGACGGCACGATCACGGTGGCGCCGTACACCGACAAGGCGTGGCGCAGCTTCCTGCAGCTGATCGACCGCGCCGAGCTCCTCGACGATCCGCGGTACGCCACCGTCCACGCCCGTTCGGCCCACCTCAACGAGCTCTACGCGATGATGATCCCCGTCATCGCCGCCAAGCCCTCCGAGGAGTGGATGAAGCTCCTCGAGGAGGCGGACGTGCCGTGCAGCCGGGTCCAGACGACCCAGGACCTGGTCGAGGACCCCGCGCTGGTGACGGCCGGGCTGTTGACCGAGCACGACCATCCGACCGAGGGCCGGATCCGGCTCCTCGGCAATCCCGTGCGCTTCACGCACGCGCCGAGCTCGATCAGGCAGCTGCCGGCCAACCTCGGCGAGCACACCCGCGAGGTCCTCCTCGGCCTCGGCTACGAGGAGGACGACGTCGAGGCGCTGATCGGCTCCGGGGCCGCGGATCAGAGGTAG
- a CDS encoding enoyl-CoA hydratase/isomerase family protein: MTQFEFIQVVKRGPVLECWLNRPEARNALSTAVEDEWDDVLELAAGDDSIKVVTLQGRGPVFSAGADMKEFAATFEDESAEAEPDDAGPVEILERPHRRHGASKRLWPPPAMHEPSLPRSWYFHKTLIAGVHGFVGPYAQRMLAPFDFIIAAEGTRFSWEQARMGSQNHPLAVYSFQLPMRVLKQLLLMGGWFDAETAHQLSLVQRVVSQDALPDEVSRWAEAASGLRLETISAYKEGIHRMYEIMGLHGMIGIGNNLNAHAEGSRGGDFHGTLRDSGMTAALAKRNEGVDPALTQVTSGGGR; the protein is encoded by the coding sequence ATGACGCAGTTCGAGTTCATCCAGGTGGTCAAGCGCGGGCCGGTGCTCGAGTGCTGGCTCAACCGTCCCGAGGCGCGCAACGCCCTGTCCACCGCCGTCGAGGACGAGTGGGACGACGTGCTCGAGCTCGCTGCCGGCGACGACAGCATCAAGGTGGTCACGCTGCAGGGCAGGGGGCCGGTCTTCTCGGCCGGGGCGGACATGAAGGAGTTCGCGGCGACCTTCGAGGACGAGTCCGCCGAGGCCGAGCCCGACGACGCCGGCCCGGTCGAGATCCTCGAGCGGCCGCACCGCCGGCACGGCGCGAGCAAGCGGCTGTGGCCGCCGCCGGCGATGCACGAGCCGTCCCTGCCGCGCTCGTGGTACTTCCACAAGACGCTCATCGCCGGTGTCCACGGCTTCGTGGGGCCCTACGCCCAGCGGATGCTGGCGCCGTTCGACTTCATCATCGCGGCCGAGGGCACCCGGTTCAGCTGGGAGCAGGCGCGGATGGGCAGCCAGAACCACCCGCTGGCCGTCTACTCCTTCCAGCTCCCGATGCGGGTCCTCAAGCAGTTGCTGCTGATGGGCGGCTGGTTCGACGCCGAGACGGCGCACCAGCTGAGCCTGGTGCAGCGGGTCGTCAGCCAGGACGCGCTCCCCGACGAGGTGAGCCGCTGGGCGGAGGCCGCGTCGGGCCTACGGCTGGAGACCATCAGCGCCTACAAGGAGGGCATCCACCGGATGTACGAGATCATGGGCCTGCACGGCATGATCGGCATCGGCAACAACCTCAACGCCCACGCGGAGGGCAGCCGTGGCGGCGACTTCCACGGAACCCTGCGCGACAGCGGCATGACCGCGGCCCTGGCCAAGCGCAACGAGGGCGTCGACCCGGCGCTCACCCAGGTCACCTCGGGCGGTGGCCGGTGA
- a CDS encoding putative quinol monooxygenase, with amino-acid sequence MATLQCRSVVEVEPGRWAEATSIAAAQVEFARTLPGTIGYDIYADPEGNTLVQLATYADVASWLAHSRSNPFAADYMKVVRVKALEVYGESTPELDEILAAYGAAQQFTTVRPGDE; translated from the coding sequence ATGGCGACACTGCAGTGTCGGTCGGTGGTGGAGGTCGAGCCCGGCCGCTGGGCGGAGGCGACGTCGATCGCGGCCGCGCAGGTCGAGTTCGCCCGGACCCTGCCCGGGACGATCGGCTACGACATCTATGCCGACCCGGAGGGCAACACGCTGGTGCAGCTGGCGACCTACGCCGACGTCGCCTCCTGGCTGGCGCACAGTAGGAGCAACCCGTTCGCCGCCGACTACATGAAGGTGGTCCGGGTGAAGGCCCTCGAGGTCTACGGGGAGAGCACCCCGGAGCTCGACGAGATACTCGCGGCCTACGGTGCCGCCCAGCAGTTCACAACCGTTCGACCAGGCGATGAGTGA